A stretch of the Lepidochelys kempii isolate rLepKem1 chromosome 15, rLepKem1.hap2, whole genome shotgun sequence genome encodes the following:
- the PATZ1 gene encoding POZ-, AT hook-, and zinc finger-containing protein 1 isoform X8, which translates to MERVSEAAACGPSSGCYTYQVSRHSADMLHSLNQQRKNGGRFCDVLLRVGDESFPAHRAVLAACSEYFESVFSAQLGEGAGGGGAEGGAEGAGGGGGGGPAAGGRELEMHTISSKVFGDILDFAYTSRIVVRLESFPELMTAAKFLLMRSVIDICQEVIKQSNVQILVPPARPDIMLFRPSAADLGFPLDMTNGAGLAPNGNGIAGMPEDEATRAALTAAQSSLPVLQGVDRLPMVAGPLSPPLLASPFQNVGTSAPTLGTKRGRGRPRKANLLDSMMFGTPGGLREAGILPCGLCGKVFTDANRLRQHEAQHGVTSLQLGYIDIPPPRLGENGVPGQDDPDAPRKRSRTRKQVACEICGKIFRDVYHLNRHKLSHSGEKPYSCPVCGLRFKRKDRMSYHVRSHDGSVGKPYICQSCGKGFSRPDHLNGHIKQVHTSERPHKCQTCNASFATRDRLRSHLACHEDKVPCQVCGKYLRAAYMADHLKKHSEGPSNFCTICNRGLQAPGAHPEWGSSVPLRQDLWHQRRPEMLTFGPD; encoded by the exons ATGGAGCGGGTGAGCGAGGCCGCCGCCTGCGGCCCGTCGTCGGGCTGCTACACCTACCAGGTGAGCCGGCACAGCGCCGACATGCTGCACAGCCTCAACCAGCAGCGCAAGAACGGCGGCCGCTTCTGCGACGTGCTGCTGCGGGTGGGCGACGAGAGCTTCCCGGCGCACCGGGCCGTGCTGGCCGCCTGCAGCGAGTACTTCGAGTCGGTCTTCAGCGCGCAGCTGGGCGAGGGGGCCGGCGGGGGCGGCGCGGAAGGGGGCGCCGAGGgggccggcggcggcgggggcggcGGGCCGGCCGCGGGCGGGCGGGAGCTGGAGATGCACACCATCAGCTCCAAGGTCTTCGGGGACATCCTGGACTTCGCCTACACCTCGCGCATCGTGGTGCGGCTGGAGAGCTTCCCCGAGCTCATGACGGCCGCCAAGTTCCTCCTCATGCGCTCCGTCATCGACATCTGCCAGGAGGTCATCAAGCAGTCCAACGTGCAGATCCTGgtgccccccgcccgcccggaCATCATGCTCTTCCGCCCCAGCGCCGCCGACCTGGGCTTCCCCCTCGACATGACCAACGGGGCCGGCCTGGCGCCCAATGGCAACGGCATCGCCGGCATGCCCGAAGACGAGGCCACGCGGGCCGCCCTCACCGCCGCCCAGTCCTCCTTGCCCGTCCTGCAAGGCGTCGACCGCCTGCCCATGGTGGCGGGACCCTTGTCGCCACCCCTGCTGGCCTCGCCCTTCCAGAACGTGGGCACCAGTGCCCCCACTTTGGGCACCAAGAGGGGCAGGGGGCGTCCCCGCAAAGCAAACCTCTTGGACTCTATGATGTTTGGTACCCCAGGGGGCCTGCGAGAGGCTGGCATCCTTCCTTGTGGCCTCTGTGGGAAAGTGTTTACCGACGCCAATCGTCTGCGGCAGCATGAGGCTCAGCATGGGGTGACCAGCTTACAGTTGGGTTACATAGACATCCCACCGCCAAGGCTTGGTGAAAACGGGGTGCCTGGTCAGGACGATCCTGACGCCCCCCGAAAGAGGAGCAGGACAAGGAAGCAGGTGGCCTGTGAGATCTGTGGCAAGATTTTTCGGGACGTGTACCACCTGAATCGGCACAAGCTGTCGCACTCCGGCGAGAAGCCATATTCTTGTCCAGTGTGTGGGCTACGGTTCAAGCGGAAAGACAGGATGTCCTATCATGTTCGGTCTCACGATGGCTCTGTGGGAAAGCCCTACATCTGCCAGAGTTGTGGAAAAGGCTTCTCCAG gcCAGACCACTTGAATGGGCACATCAAACAGGTGCACACGTCGGAGAGACCTCATAAGTGTCAG ACCTGTAATGCTTCCTTTGCCACTCGTGACCGACTGCGCTCACACCTAGCATGCCATGAAGACAAAGTTCCATGCCAGGTGTGTGGAAAGTACTTGCGGGCAGCATACATGGCAGATCATTTGAAGAAACACAGTGAAGGACCAAGCAACTTCTGCACTATCTGTAACCGAG